One Glycine soja cultivar W05 chromosome 7, ASM419377v2, whole genome shotgun sequence genomic window, gttcatgcgtcctccaccgtcgagtctggagccccaagaattgattgcctagcgctgttcctctatcctccaccctaaaattttattcggagtcccttgaattgattgcctagagttgttcatgtgtcctccaccatcgagtctggagacccacgaattgattgcctatcactgttcgtctatccaccaccctcaaatcttattcgaagacccatgaattgattgcctagagttgttcatgcgtcctccaccaccgagtctggagccccacgaattgattgcctagcgctgttcgtctttcctccaccctcaaatcttattcggagacccatgaattgattgcctagcgctgttcatacgtcctccaccatcgagtctggaggcccacgaattgattgcctagcgctgttcgtctatcctccaccctcaaatcttattgagagatccatgaattgattgcctagcgctgttcatgcatcctccaccatcgagtctggagccccacgaattgattgcctagctttgttcgtctatcctccaccctcaaatctaaTTCGGATTCCCATGAATTGATGGCCTAGCGCTGTTAattcatcctccaccatcaagtccagagccccatgaattgatttcctagcgttgttcgtctatcctccaccctcaaattttaTTCGGAGTTCCATGAATTGagtgcctagcgttgttcatgcgtcctccagcGTCGAgcctggagccccacgaattcatttcctagcgttgtttgtctatcctccacccaaaaATCTTATTCGGATTCCCAttaattgattgcctagtgatGTTCATTCATCCTCCACCGTCGAGTCTgcagccccacgaattgattgccttgcGTTGTgtgtctatcctccaccctcaaatcttattcggattcccatgaattgattgcctagcgctgttcatgggtcctccaccatcgagtctagagccccacgaattgattgcctagcgttgttcgtctatcctccaccctcaacttTCATTCGGATTTCAATGAATTGACTGCCTAGCActattcatgcgtcctccaccgtcgagtctggagccccatgaattgatagcctagcgctgttcgtctatcctccaccctcaaattttattcggagtcccatgaattgattgtctagcgttgttcatgtgtcctccaccatcgagtctggagacccacgaattgattgcctatcactgttcgtctatccaccaccctcaaatcttattcggagacccatgaattgattgcctagcgttgttcatgcgtcctccaccatcgagtctggagcccaacgaattgattgcctagcgctgtttgtctatcatccaccctcaaatcttattcagagatccatgaattgattgcctagcactgttcatgcatcctccaccataaAGTGTGGAGCCCCATgagttgattgcctagcgttgttcgtctatcctccaccctcaaattttattcagagatccatgaattgattgcctagcattgttaatgcatcctccaccatcgagtgtggagccccacgaattgattgcctagcgctgttcgtctatcttccaccctcaaatcttattgggtgtcccatgaattgattgcctagcgttgttcatgtgtcctccaccatcgagtctggagccccacgaattgattgcctagctttgttcatctatcctcaaccctcaaatcttattcggattCCCAttaattgattgcctagcgctgttcattcaTCCTCCATTGGTGactctggagccccacgaattgattgcctagcgctgttcgtctatcctccaccctcaaattttattcggattcccatgaattgattacctagcgttgttcatgtgtcctccaccatcgagtctggagacccacgaattgattgcctatcactgttcgtctatccaccaccctcaaatcttattcgaagacccatgaattgattgcctagagttgttcatgcgtcctccaccaccgagtctggagccccacgaattgattgcctagcgctgttcgtccatcctccaccctcaaatcttattcggagacccatgaattgattgcctagcgctgttcatacgtcctccaccatcgagtctggagtcctacgaattgattgcctagcgctgttcgtctatcctccaccctcaaatcttattgagaaatccatgaattgattgcctagcgctgttcatgcatcctccaccatcgagtgtggagccccacgaattgattgccttgcgctgttcgtctatcttccaccctcaaatcttatttggagacccatgaattgattgcctagcgttgttcatgcgtcctccaccatcgagtctggatcCCCACGAATTGACTGCCTAGCGTggttcatctatcctccaccctcaaatctaaTTCGGattcccatgaattgattgcctagcgctcttAATTCATCCTACCCCATCGAGtccggaaccccatgaattgattgcctagcgttgttcgtctatcctcctcCCTCAAATTTTATTCGGAGTTCCATGAATTGagtgcttagggttgttcatgcgtcctccaccgtCGAGTCTTGAGCCCCACgatttgattgcctagcgttgtttgtCTATCCTCctccctcaaatcttattcagattcgcatgaattgattgcctagcgctgttcattgaTCCTCCACCGTCGACTCtggagccccaagaattgattgcctagcgctgttcctctatcctccaccctcaaatcttattcggagacccatgaattgattgcctagcgctcttcatgcgtcctccaccatcgagtctggagccccacgaattgattgcctagcgttgtttatctatcctccaccctcaaatctaaTTCGGATTCccttgaattgattgcctagcgctgttaatCCATCCTCCCCCATCGAGTctggaaccccatgaattgattgcctagcgttgttcgtctatcctccaccctcaaattttaTTCGGAGTTCCATGAATTGagtgcctagcgttgttcatgcatcctccaccatcgagtctggagccccacgaattgattgcctagcactgttcgtctatccaccacccttaaatcttatttggagacccatgaattaattgcctagcgctgttcatgcgtcctccaccatcgagtctggagccccacgaattgactGCCTgacgctgttcgtctatcctccaccctcaaatcttattcggagacccatgaattgactgcctagcgctgttcatgcgtcctcaaccatcgagtctggagcacCACGAATTGAATGCCTAGCGTCGTTcttctatcctccaccctcaaatcttattcggagacccatgaattgattccctagcgctgttcatgcatcctccaccatcgagtctggagccccacgaattgattgcctagcgttgttcgtctatcctccaccctcaaatcttattcggagtcccatgaattgattgcctagcgctgttcattgaTCCTCCTCCGTCGactctggagccccacgaattgattgcctagcgctgttcgtctatcctccaccctcaaattttattcggagtccaatgaattgattgcctagcgctgttcatgcatcctccaccatcgagtctggagccccacgaattgattgcctagcgttgttcttctatcctccaccctcaaattttaTTTGGAGTTCCATGAATTGagtgcctagcgctgttcatgcgtcctccaccatcgagtctggagccccaagaattgattgcctagcgctgttcgtctatcctccaccctcaaatcttattcgaagacccatgaattgattgcctagcgttgttcatgcatcctccaccatcgagtctggagccccatgaattgattgcctagcgctgttcgtctatcctccaccctcaaattttaTTTGGAGTTCCATGAATTGagtgcctagcgctgttcatgcgtcctccaccatcgagtctggagccccacgaattgaattcctagcgttgttcgtctatcctccaccctcaaatcttattcgaagacccatgaattgattgcctagcgctgttcatgcatcctccaccatcgagtctggagccccccgaattgattgcctagcactgttcatctatcctccaccctcaaattttattcggagtcccatgaattgattgccaagctttgttcatgcgtcctccaccatcgagtctggagccccacgaattgattgcctagcgctgttcatctatcctccaccctcaaattttaTTCGGAtttccatgaattgattgcctagcgctgttcgtgtatcctccaccatcctattcggagccccatgaattgaattcctagcactgttcatgtgtcctccaccatcatgTCCgtagccccacaaattgattgcctagcgcttttggTGTATCCTCCACTATCCtattcggagctccatgaattgattgcctagcgctgttcatgcatcctccgttatcaagcgcggagcctccggtgactgggaaatgtttttttgttattttcccgatcggttccttcgccaaacatgtgtatatgtgtatattatgttatcggtgtttttgttgtttgtgtttgttttgtgttgtgcagagaaagaagaaggaaagacgGGAGTCGTCATAGACCAACCATGGAAAGGGCGAAGACGGATGAAattagtgttttatctttgctttcctcttatcttcgATAAAaagtaagtaaagaggggcaactatcataccctaatttcgtccggggaccattgattagtggcatgcaacctttgtttgaccgcttcgaggtacttggcaccctttgttatacaatacgtgaagtttcaagacatgccggaaatcaaaaggaagtattgttacgcaatccgtgagtttccgtaacattctgaaagctaaaaaaggagtaattacatgatctgtaaggttccgtaaccttacggaaagaaaacaagtatcgttacgaaattcgtaaagttttgtaacgttacggaaaaaagaatcaccaaaaaaagaaaaggggtgtatttagtaaaaaatggggtgcaaatagaaaccaggcccacttgggtcttccaggatgttcctccagaaggcggttgcttctggaggaagcaacctggctcgcctgggcgagttgggtggcaagctcctcccctattttcctataaatagagggaggagtggaGGAGAAAGGGGTTTAGCCCTTCTGGTACTTTgtattcacttaaaattagggaggaaaattgtttccatgaagaaaatccaagccgaggcgcttcagtaacgtttccgtgggtgatttcttgaagattttcaaccgttctttgtCGTTCGTCGTttcattcttcgtcgttcttcggtcttcaaccggtaagttcccgaaatcgaacttttcaattcattctttgtacccttggtggtccctaTTTGTTTCgcatacttttattctcgtttcatttactttccatacGCCCTTTTGATGTggtttagtcatttacttaagtcattttctcgcctaataaaaaaataaaataaatttccaccgatcatttgatttgtaatatccgttaatttctgttaaaatgaaatccgatcgttcggtcatgccgtaagcacgttggaaaccaaaaagaggtaaagtaataatataataatcaaaaaatatcttttagtaaaataaacgaaaaaaatcaatcggacgtttctctttgggatttctctttcttaattgaattgactaataactaaagtgaaactaaggctaaaatcaactcgcaaagtcaagctcgtccgcaaaaaatcactaaaaaggattttaaggtttgatacctcagtttttctcaccaagtaaaaataggtcattttaaggtccaacgccttaaaaggacctccttccaagtaaaaagaatcgcttgatttgccctttagaaagaactgcgtaggtcagatttcctcttcgatggagtgtacgtaggagcaagagccccgcttttgtcgacctcaaaaataaaaaagaaataaaagtttaggtacacaatttcacacaattctaaaattaaggttgttgtcctttaggacaaacgtgagaggtgctaataccttcctcaaacataaatacaactcccgaatctggaatattcttcatgaccggtttccttcagtttttccgacgttttccacaaataaacgttggtggcgactccgcgcgtattcctttcatgggacacgcacccgtgagccccgcctCGCTCACCCGCAGAAGGGAAAGTTGCGACAGCGACAATTAGCTCGGTTCCTTGacatcttcaagaaattggagataaCAATTCCCTTTGGAGAAGCCCTGTAGCAGATGCCACTCCATtcaaaatttttgaaagatcTTTTAACTAAAGAGAGCAAGTACATTCATAGTGATAATATtgttgtggaaggaaattgcagtGCAGTGATTCAAAGAATCCTTCCACCGAAGCACAAGGATCCTAGGTGTTTCACAATTCCCTGCTCTATTGGTTTTGTGTCTGTTGGAAAATCTCTCATTGATTTGGGGGCCAGTATAAActtgatgccactctccatgtgcagtaGACTTGGAGAGTTGGAGATTATGCCAACAAAGATGACACTACAGCTTGCAGACAGATCTATTACCAGACCttatggagtgattgaagatgttctggttagagtaaaacattttacttTCCCTGCAGATTTTGTGGTCATGGATATTGAAGAGGACACTGAAATTCCCTTGATCTTGGGACATCCCTTCATGCTAACAACCAGTTGTGTAGTAGATATGGGGAAAGGTAAATTGGAATTGAGCGTGGATGACCAGAAAGTTACATTTGACTTATTTGAGGCGATGAAGCACCCAAATGATCACAATGCCTATTTTAAAGTAGAAAAGGTGGAACACTAGATAGATATGGTAGCTAGAGCCATGGTACTGCAATCTCCACTTGAAAAAGCACTGAATAACACTGTAGAATGTCTGaccatggaagaagaaaaagaagtgcaGACTTGTCTTGAAGAATTAGATGGTGTAGAGGAAAAACCTGTTGGGCATGTGGTATTTGAAGAATTGAAAAACAATAGGCCAACAGAAAAAGCTAAAGTAGAGTTGGAGACCCTTCCTGAACATCTAAAGTATGTATTTTTAGGGGAAAATGAAGCCAATCCTGTGATCATCAGCAGTTCTTTGAGGAAGGAAGAGGAGGATCAACTGGTGAAGGTATTGAAGAAACATAAGGCAGCCGTTGGATGGCACATTTCTAATTTGAAAGGAATCAACCCTTCTTATTGTATGCATAAGATCAATATGGAAGCTGACTATAAGCCTATGAGACAACCACAAAGAAGATTGAATCCGGTTATGAAAGAGGAAGTGAGAAAAAAGGTGCTTAAACTGCTGGAGGCAGGCCTCATCTATCCATTCTCGGATAGTGCTTAGGTTAGCCCTGTACAGgtggttcccaagaaaggaggCATGACAGTGATaaagaatgagaagaatgatTTAATTCCCACAAGAACTGTCACTGGCTGGAGGATGTGTATTGATTATAGAAAACTAAATGAAGccaccagaaaagatcattatCCACTTCCCTTTATGGATCAGATGCTTGAAAGGCTAGTTGGACAATCATTCTATTGTTTTTTGGATGGATATTCTGGCTACAATTCAAATTGTTGTATATCcaaatgaccaagaaaagaaaacatatacTTGTCCCTTTGGTGTGTTTGCCTACAGGCGAATGCCATTCGGTCTTTGCAATGCTCCTGCAACTTTCCAAAGATGTATGATGGCAATTTTTGCTGACATGGTGGAGAAATGTATTGAGGTGTTCATGGATGACTTCTTCGTCTTTGGTTCATCCTTTGATGGTTGTCTATCAAATTTAGAGAGAGTGTTGCAATGATGTGAAGAGACAAATTTGGTGCTTAATtgggaaaaatgtcatttcatGGTGCAAGAAGGTATTGTGCTAGGCCACAAGATCTCTGCGAGAGGGATTGAAGTTGATAAAGCAAAGTTGATGTGATTAAGAAGTTACCCCCTCCTATTAATGTCAAAGGAGTGAGAAACTTTTTAGGGCATGCTGGGTTTTATAGGCAGTTTATAAAGGACTTTTCAAAGATTGCCAAACCACTCAACAATTTGCTTAACAAGGACgcaatgtttttatttgatgaaGATTGTTTACAAGAATTCAACGCCCTAAAGACCAGCCTAGTGTCTGCTCCTGTGATTATAGCTCCAAATTGGGGTCAAGAGTTTGAActaatgtgtgatgcaagtgattatgcTATAGGAGCTGTCTTGGGCCAGAGAAAAGGCAGAGTATTCCATGCAATTTACTATGCCAGCAAGGTTCTGAATGATGCTCAGATTAATTATGTTACCACAGAGAAGGAAATGCTAGCAATTGTTTATGCATTGGAAAAATTAAGGTAATACTTGGTGGGTTCAAAAGTAATAATTTACACTGATCATGCAGCCATCAAGTATTTTCTGAATAAAGCTGATTCCAAGCCTCGGTTGATCAGATGGATTTTGTTACTCCAAGAATTTGATCTAGTTATCAAAGACAAGAAAGGATCTTAAAATTTGGTAGTTGACCACTTGTCAAGACTAGTCAATGAAGAAGTAACCCTAAAGGAGCTAGAAATAAGAGATGAATTCCCTGATGAATCACTGTTTATGGTAAATGAGAGACCATGGTTTACAGATTTGGCTAACTTCAAGGCAGCTGGAATCATTCCCAAGGATTTGAGTTGGCAACAGAGGAAGAAATTCCTACATGATGCTCGCTTCTATATTTGGGATGATCCACATTTGTTTAAGATTGGCGCTAACAACCTTTTGAGAAGATGTGTAACAAGGGAAGAAGCCAAGGACATACTATGCATTGTCATAACTCACCATGTGGAGGGCATTATAGTGGAGACAAGACAGCAACTAAAGTTCTACAATCGGGAGTCTTCTGGCCAACACTTTTCAAAGATGCTCATGAACATGCCATTCACTGTGATCAATGTCAAAGGATGGGAGGAATTTCTAGGAGAAATGAAATGCCCTTGCTAAACATCATGGAAGTGGAAATCTTTGATTGCTGGGGAATTGATTTCATAGGTCCTCTTCCTCcatcttttggaaatgaatacATTCTTATAGCTGTGGATTATGTCTCCAAGTGGGTTGAAGCAGTGACAGCTCCAAAGAATGATGCTAAAACTATGGTAAAGTTtctgaagaaaaatatttttgctcGCTTTGGAGTGCCTAGAGTCCTAGTAAGTGATGGAGGTTCTCATTTTTGTAATAGCCAACTGCAGAAGGTGTTAGGCCACTATCATGTCACACACAAAGTAGCCTCACCTTATCACCCATAAACAAATGGCCAAGCTGAAGTCTCTAACAGGGAATTGAAGAAAATCTTGGAGAAAACTATAGCTTCCTCGAGAGAAGATTGGTCAAGCAAGTTGGATGATGCATTATGGGTTTACAAAACTGCATTCAAAACACTCATAGTCTTATCACCATTCCAAATGGCTTATGGAAAATCTTGCCACCTACCTGTGGAACTGGAACACAAAGCATATTGGGCTCTAAAATTCCTTAATTTTGATGAGTCCTTAGTAGGATAAAAGAGGAAGTTGCAACTCTTAGAGCTAGAAGAAATGAGGATGAATGCCTATGAGTCTTCAAAATTGTAcaaagaaaaagtgaaggccTATCATGATAAGAAGCTGCTCAAAAAGGAGTTCAAGCCAGGACAGCAAGTATTGTTGTTcaattcaagattaaaattatttttaggcaAGCTGAAATCCAAATGGTATGGACCCTTCATCATCAAAGATGTCAAGCCCTACGGGGCTATGGAATTATTTGATCCTCAATCAGAAACTCTAGAGAGAACATGGATAGTAAATGGTTAAAGATTAAAGCAGTATCATGGAAGGAATATTGAGAGGATGACCACCCTTATGTATTTTCAAGACATATGAAGTAAGATgtgtcaagctaatgacattaaatgagcacttactgggaggcaacccagccctttttaatttcatgttcATTGCATCTAGCTATGATTAACTTATTTGTGATCGTGTAAGAAAATCATCAGCATGTTTTGCATTTTGATATGGGGTTGATTAAGCTTTTCTGAAGCTGTGGAtggaaaaataacttagaaaatttttcaaTTATCCACTCGCTCAGCGCGCCCTATGCGCTTAGCGAATCTTTATGCACGCGCTGAGCGAGTCACCTCTAGCGCTAAACGCATCAACCCCTACTCATTGGCTGATGGGGCCTCGCTAAGCAAgccctgtgcgctaagcccaaaaacctctctagaatttcatcttttggaattgggctaagcgagtcatctcgctaagcgcacagcTGCATCTCGCTAAGCACCCCAGTGCACTAAGCGCAATTCCCTCTCTGTCTGGAACTTCATGTGAATTGGCCCAGTGGGTCAGcccgctaagcccaaatccCTCTCTGGTttggaattgcactaagcaagaCCATCTCGCTAAATGAGCCCCACTACTACATCAGGAAGCATTTAATTTGCTAAGTTGGCTCATGCCCGCTAAGCGAAAGTTACAGACCAATCAGAGATGTAGATCTCGCTGAGTGCGTACCCTTCGCACTAAGCCCAAATCCTTCTcgggttttctaatttttgaatTGGGCTGAGCGAGTCTACCCTCTAAGCATGTGGATTTGAATTCTGAAAACTCAAACGTCATTgagtgctcgcttagcgagtcagTCGCGCTAAGCGAGGTAGTCGAAACTGCCAAAAATAAACATTACTGCCTTAGGCATTTTCTTTTGAGCAAATTATAACTTTCCTCATCATTGGCATTCCCTGCACTCATCTGCACTACGCTTCTATTGCATTTCCTACTTCTCTGTGCTTCCTCTCTGCTCATCATACTCATCAATCCAAGTAAGTGTTTTCACTTAACTTTTTAATTCTCGATtttgaaccttaggatagaagCCATGCTTAGGTTTGAAAGTTTCAATTTTGTGTTGATTCTGTTGTTGTTTGGTTAGTTGTTAGAGAGCATGTTATTAGGGGTTTATTTTCTCACATaatgtatatgattttgttgtgatTTGATTAGGTTTTGAGGCCTAATAGGGGTTCGTGGTAGGGGGCTGAAAAACCCCAATTTTTTGGAATTTTCGATGTTCTCACAAAGCAAGTTCATCAATTCTTGTTGAATTTCTGGGTTTtctgatgaactcgctaagccggcCCTGTCCCGATAACCGTGttcataatttttgtttgaataattGAATGTTTGTATGAACTCGCTCAGCCACTGCACTTCGGCTTAGTGAGTGTTTAAATTTTCAGATTTTGTTTGTGTGTtcgtatgaactcgctaagATGGCATGCCACGCTTAGCGAGTTGTGTTGCTTGAGTCAGAGTCTAAGAGGCTTTTGGTTGTCTGTTACTGGTTAAGCGagtcagtctcgctaagccACCTAGCCTCTTTTAGTGAATAAGCCTGGCCTAAGCGAGTTAGTCTCACTAAGCCCAAAGCAATTTAGTTTTCTGagtttttgttcatgcgctaagcgagtcagtcTTGCTAAGcttaatttcttctttgttttggaattgggcttagcaagcctgctcgctaagccaattaagTTCCAGTGGTCAATTTGGGCTAAGCGCCTACTGGCACTAAGCCCACATGTAGtgtgtcgcgctaagcgagccagtcTCGCTAAGCATAATTAGCTCTCTGTGAGagaataaggcttagcgagcCTGCTTGCTTAGCCATTGTGTTGTATCAGCTAAGCGAGTGTGTCTCGCTTAGCcagtgtcttttgtttttgtgttgtacCACTAAGCATGCCCTGCGCGCTAAGCGTGAGCTATGATTTACATAAGGCACGCTAAGCAAGTCACTCTCGCAAAGCACCCAGtttgtttttctgttttatttttctgatttcAGTTGAAATAAAACCTGTCTAACTTGATTCATGTgactctttttgatgcagatggcctCCAGGAAGAGGAAATCCATTGCCTCCCGGCCCCGGGAGCCTTACGATACTACCAGATTCATCTCTAAGGCTGCCTGGGAGAGGTATTCCCAG contains:
- the LOC114420504 gene encoding uncharacterized protein LOC114420504; this translates as MPLHSKFLKDLLTKESKYIHSDNIVVEGNCSAVIQRILPPKHKDPRCFTIPCSIGFVSVGKSLIDLGASINLMPLSMCSRLGELEIMPTKMTLQLADRSITRPYGVIEDVLVRVKHFTFPADFVVMDIEEDTEIPLILGHPFMLTTSCVVDMGKGKLELSVDDQKVTFDLFEAMKHPNDHNAYFKVEKVEH
- the LOC114420505 gene encoding uncharacterized protein LOC114420505: MEVEIFDCWGIDFIGPLPPSFGNEYILIAVDYVSKWVEAVTAPKNDAKTMVKFLKKNIFARFGVPRVLMASRKRKSIASRPREPYDTTRFISKAAWERYSQNVHSRNILPKKNIVLYVTKYDEFRQECER